The Fundidesulfovibrio magnetotacticus genome includes the window GGCCCTGGCCCGTGTTCCCGACGGGGCCCGGAGATTGCGCCGGGCCGTTGTCCTGGCCGTGCGCGAGGCCGTGGCCGCGCTGCCCTGCCTGCCCGGCGGGCTCTGCCTGGCGGGCAACTCCTGCATGACCTTCCTGGCCCTGGGCATGGACCCCTCGGGTCTGGCCGCCGCCCCCTACCGCCTGGACTGGCCGGGAGGGGACTTCGCCGAGCTTGACCCAGAGCTTCCCCGGGTCTACATCCCGCCGCTTCTCGCGCCCTTCGTGGGCGGCGACGTGTCGGCGGGTCTGGCCGCCCTGGAGTTCTCCGGCGCGGCCCCCCGCGCCCCCTTGCTCCTGGCGGATCTCGGCACCAACGGCGAGTTCGCCCTGACCCTGCCCGACGGCCGGGTGCTGGTGGCCAGCGTGCCCATGGGCCCCGCCCTGGAGGGCGTGGGCATGTCCCGTGGGATGCTGGCCGGACCGGGGGCCGCCGTGTCCTTCGCACTCACCCCGGCGGGGCTCGCGCCGCGCCTCTATGAAGGAAGCGCCGGGCCGCTCCGGGGCGTTTCGGGCACGGGCTACGTGAGCCTGCTGGCCAGGCTGCGCGCCATGGGCGCGGTGGAGGCCACGGGGCGCTTCGCCCGCGAGGCCGCCTCGCCCCTGGCCGCGCGCGCCCTGGCCGGGCTGCGCAGGGAAGCCGACGGAGCGCCGGTCCTGGACGTGGCCGGGGTCCCACTGCATGGGAGCGACGTGGAGGCCCTGCTTGCGGTGAAGGCCGCCTTCGAGTCCGCCGTGGGCATCCTGCTCGAAACGGCAGGGCTCCGCTTCGCGGACCTTCACGAGGTGCTCCTTGCCGGGGCGCTGGGCGAGCACGTCTCCCCGGCGGACCTGGAGACCCTGGGCTTCTTCCCTCCGGGCGGGAGCGCCCGCGTGCGCGCGGCGGGCAACACGTCCCTGGCGGGGGCCTGCCTGGCCGCCGGGCGGGCGGACGTGCGGGAGTGGCTGGCGGGCCTGCCCGGCAGGACCAGGCCGGTGGACGTGGTGTCCTCCG containing:
- a CDS encoding ASKHA domain-containing protein; this translates as MPMNIFTIVDKAGGPDRPVSVSPGLTLAQHLYIEGAFDGRPLCSGAGRCGKCAVLFEPGAPAPELAEERVLEPERLEQGWRLSCARPPLPGARVRVRLAPERTPPPAPREVCPGAVLGVDLGTTSLHWRFERGDEALGRALPNPQLGAGSEVMSRLALARVPDGARRLRRAVVLAVREAVAALPCLPGGLCLAGNSCMTFLALGMDPSGLAAAPYRLDWPGGDFAELDPELPRVYIPPLLAPFVGGDVSAGLAALEFSGAAPRAPLLLADLGTNGEFALTLPDGRVLVASVPMGPALEGVGMSRGMLAGPGAAVSFALTPAGLAPRLYEGSAGPLRGVSGTGYVSLLARLRAMGAVEATGRFAREAASPLAARALAGLRREADGAPVLDVAGVPLHGSDVEALLAVKAAFESAVGILLETAGLRFADLHEVLLAGALGEHVSPADLETLGFFPPGGSARVRAAGNTSLAGACLAAGRADVREWLAGLPGRTRPVDVVSSGGFQRRYLDAMRFDHAR